A part of Cannabis sativa cultivar Pink pepper isolate KNU-18-1 chromosome 6, ASM2916894v1, whole genome shotgun sequence genomic DNA contains:
- the LOC115695903 gene encoding uncharacterized protein LOC115695903 — MASTLTQISLFFLLSTLFSQPHFSSSLRLLRLNSDDPQFTPTQSISDVHDLLPKFGLPKGLLPNNVKSYSLSEDGSFKVELQSPCYVYFDRLVYYDRKITGKLSYGSVSDVTGIQAKKLFFWVSVTKIHTDKGSDSISFYVGALSEDLPASKFEEIPGCRSNGCKLTNPQSI, encoded by the coding sequence ATGGCCTCCACCCTTACTCaaatctctctcttcttcctactTTCAACCCTTTTCTCACAACCCCATTTCTCATCATCCCTCAGACTCCTCAGACTAAACTCCGACGACCCTCAATTCACTCCCACCCAATCAATCTCAGACGTCCACGACCTTCTCCCCAAATTCGGTCTCCCAAAGGGTCTTCTTCCCAACAATGTCAAATCTTACTCTCTTTCAGAAGACGGTAGCTTCAAGGTCGAGCTCCAAAGCCCTTGCTATGTCTACTTCGATCGACTTGTGTATTACGATAGGAAGATTACTGGGAAATTGAGTTATGGGTCTGTCTCTGATGTGACAGGAATTCAAGCCAAGAAGCTCTTTTTTTGGGTTTCTGTTACTAAGATTCATACTGATAAGGGTTCTGATAGTATTAGTTTTTATGTTGGGGCTTTGTCTGAGGATCTTCCTGCTTCGAAATTTGAAGAAATTCCTGGATGTAGGAGTAATGGTTGTAAATTGACTAATCCACAATCCATTTGA